The stretch of DNA CTCCACTGTCACCTTAAAAACAGCAATGACCATATACAAACTTTTTGCCCAACTCTAGTCCAGTCGACTTCATGACCTGACATAGCATCCCAAATTTGTATTAACCTGCGAGGAGATAAAGATAAGAAACATGCGTAAGCATATCTAACTAAGTCAAAgtaatcaaaaaaaaaataataatggtgGATTATGTTGTATTTGCTTAATCAAATCTACTTTAGAATCAAGATAAACTTGCACTCTAGCAAACAAAGAAAAGTTTCATGTAACTTTAAAAGTGACACGAGACAAGACAGTAATCATTGATCATCAATCACAACAAGAATATGTACCCGTCACTACTGCCTGAATATATGTAGTTAGCATCTTCACTCCAAGTCACACTTAAAACTCGTCCTGAAAACAATACCACAAAACATTCTCTTAATACACACTAAGCAAATCAAgcacaacaaaaagaaaaattgcaCAACCCAAGCAAGGCATTTCTCAAAAAGAAGTCTTCTAACCTTTGACTCGAAGCAAGGATTTCACATGCATAAATTCATCCGTATCAGAGATGGCATAAATTCCCACACGTCCATCATCGTAACCAATTGCTACACGTGGAAACCGAAGAACAGATTGCATGATAGTAGCAGGTGACTCAGAATCTTCATCGCTTTCGCTGTTCTCAGACTCACCAGAATCACCATGTCCATTCCCCAAACGACCACCCTTTGTCTCAGCCTTTATAACACTGCTCTTAGGCAGTGTAACAGCCATTTTCCAGATTGAAACACCATCTGATTCTAGCACTGTCTGTCAGCACAATAAATATAGTTAAGTCCTGAAGTAACTAATTGGTGACAACAATCATAAAACAAAGAAGGAAAGGGCCCCTCTAATGTAGTCCCGGTTCAATGGTAGCCCTCATGCACTGACTGACATGCTCTAGCAGGTTACATATtgttaacaacaacaacattaagtTTTCTTAATATcaacaaaaatttgaattaaaatgCTATGCCAAGTTTAGCTCAAGAGTAACTCCTTTCCAAATGGTCTGTACTAAAGTTACTCAAGAATGAATGCACTCTTTCaacataatatttaaaatagtaaacccacttgggttggtctggtggtattaGCTTGGGActtgggagtgtgctcctccttaaggtctcggGTTCAATTCTCTCCGGTGCCAATTTGgttgggctaatttagcttcttaaaaaaaaatatttaaaatagtaaTTACCAAAGGGAATTGAGCCTAGCAGAAAAGGCTAGTCTCCTACAATGTGGCGAACCAAAGTTCGAATCCTGGTCAAGAGAGGAGCCCACTAGAATGGATTACCTCCCATAGATGGAACCtatgaaaaaccaaaaaattaaagGGCCATGCTAACAAGTGCCGTAAGGGCACTAGCTAAGCATGCAAAATATAGAGATTTTGCATTAGAAAAGGCTAGTCTCCTACAATGTGGCGAACCAAAGTTCGAATCCTGGTCAAGAGAGGTGCCCACTCGAATGGATTACCTCCCATAGATGGAACCtatgaaaaaccaaaaaattaaagGGTCGTGCTAACAAGTGCCGTAAGGGCACTAGCTAAGCATGCAAAATATAGAGATTTTGCATTAGAAATGACAAATTTTAAACTTCAAAAAGGTTGAATAAACCACTTTTCAAGACGAAACTTCTATAATAGTTTCCTTAACAAGTGTCTTAAGGGCACTAtttatttagcattttccaaaaatataatagcAATTTAACTCGTATTTTTGTCTTAAACCTCTAGTTTCTAGGGGATATGTCTCTGGTAATCCAAAGTTCACCGGATAGTAAGTAAAGTCTAACTAAATATGGTTCTAACTACGGTTCAAACTCGGTACTCTAGATCATCTATTCAACCTTCACTAAAGCTCGTTAGACATTGAATTTAGTCTCCAATCCATACCAAATTTCAAATCAAGTTAACAAATTAGTTCCTATTATCACCAAATTGATCCTTGTAAGTAACATGTAACACACACTGCACTATAATATACAATCAACATACCGTTTGTTTCAAGTGGAAAAAATCCCACTTAGAAACAGAGCCATCCAAATTCGACGAGAACAAACGACCAAATTCAGAACCATTACACCAAACAAGTGAAGAAACTCTCTTATTAGGATCACCACGAATGGTTAACTGACAATGCCAACGGTCAGAACCGGGAGAAACAAGCCAGAGTTCAAGAGAACCGTCTTCGCGAGCAGCGGCAACACGTAAGCCATCGATACTGGTGGCTATAGCAATGACAGGTGATGGCTTCCAATCGATTTGTAAACCGTCGATTTTCACAGTTGAAGGTTTCcagttaatgtttttgttctCGTAGAGTTGAACCATGTTTATGTGTGTTAATGTTGTTGAAGGTTAGGGTTCGATTCTATCGTCTCGGCGGCGCGCTGCTTGAAACGGCGGAGGAGATGGGTGCCGCTTGTTTGCTTGCTGCTGAGACTTGAGAGAGATTAGATCTGCTCTAATCCCTATTTGTTCCAGTTTCCCAGTTTACTCTACCGATGCGTGACATATGGCATAAAATATTTCAACGGCTCCGATTAGTTGTTTAAATTTAACGAATTGATTGATTTAATGGTGGCGGTGGACTTTGCTGGAGACCAGAACACATTCCCTCACTCCCTCGCAGTGAACTCAACTGCTCGGAAAACACGTAAGCACCGCGACTGAGTATTCACCTTTCTCATACATTTACATTGAAACGATGAAAGATTTAACTTCAAACCAATCTCCATGCTCTAAGCTCTCTATGGACGAGGTAATTCCCATTGCTATCTTCTTTACCAAACtattcaatttcaataatttCATTTCACCTTTTTTAATCTTCTATTTACTTGCTTGCAATATATATTGATTGGCTAACCCTAGTAATTTCCATTTGGTTCACCCTCATTTCTAGATACTTGAATTGGAACGAATATACAATGACGTGGGAGAAAAATCACTTGATCACAATTTCTGCAAGGATATTGCTACAAATTTTAGGTAAATTCAGTATTTTCTTAACCATAATCTCAATTAGATAGGAGAGTATGGCCTTGTTATTTTAGCATTTTATAGCATAAATAATTTAAGTtaatttcataagctattttggagagcttatggaaatatgGTGATGAATATGTCATAACatgttttcataagttttccCAAAAAGTGTCAAGAGTGTTTATgctagtagataagctcaaatctATGATGCATAGGTACGGCTTACGGGTACCCTTACTTGGTACGGGTACGAAATAAGGACGATTTTAAAAAGCGGAGGTATGGAtacattaatataaaatataaagacAAATATTTTTTGAGTGAATTACTACCATCATGCGTTAGAGATTTACTTTTTATGTCCACCGTCTACactattttcatcaaaatcaacgGAGAGAATTTAAATGCAATAGAAATCTAAATATTTTTCGCTATTTTTCCATTCCAACACATTTTTGCCACATTCACTTTGGCGAATCAACCAAACAAAAATGGGTAAAGAATGGTATGTATGGTACAGTATGAGTATCGTAAGTGTACCGGTGTCGTACCCGGAACAagtacttcaccattttaggaATATTCATGCTTCCAgggctcaaataagtcaatccaaacatgcctATCTGTTCTGTTTATTATGATACTATGTCATAAATGACCtacttgttttgattttgcAGCTCTTCATCAAACAGTGTTGGTAAAAATTCTTTATCATGGGAACAGGTTATTAAAATTACTTTATCATTTTGACAGTTTTTGGAGTGTATGGAGTAGCATGTTATAATGATGTATTGGTTGTATTGGGTTTCAGGTGCAGCAGTGGTTCCAAAATAAACATAGAGAGTCAAAGGGTCAGTTTGCTTCATCACCTGAGGGGCTGAACCTATTTGTTGATCTTTCGGAAAAATCTTCCATAAAGGGACATAAAAGCTCTCCGAAACCAAAaggtttttcctttttttttctctcttagATTTTAATGTTgctatgaatacaaaaaaaaggaagaaagaaCTAAATCACTGGAACACATGATCGTTTTAGTTATCTGCGACTGTCACCTTTATTGTGTTGTTATTACTAGGCATTCGTTTGCTTTGGGTGAAATGCTGTTAGTTCCAACAAAGATGATATGCAGGAACAAAATGgtaaaacttgaaaaaaagaTTAGAAAATTAAAGAGTGTGAAAAAAGACTGGAAATGTTCATAATGAGTTGCTTTTCTAGGCACCATAGGTATAAGGCCAATAAGTTTTAAATACAACTTATAACATGATTACTTATACTCAGTTCTCAACGATTCATTGAATTCACTCTAGCTCTCTATATACAATCATTATTATTGATACTAAAGTAATATTACAATAAATGAACAATTGATGGCCGAGAAACGGTCCCTTAGCCTGTTTGGCTACACCATTGGATCATATGTACAGTGTACTAATACCTCGGAAATGATGTCATCGAACCTTCTTTGAACCAATGAAACGAACTCCGAGTAAACTGTTCAATGTCTTGTAGATAATGTTATCAGACTCAGATTGATTGTCAACTCAGTAAATGTACTGCGATTATTGGTCTAACCAGTGAGTCAGCGGTCAAACCACATGAAGTAGCATATGTTAAATTCCTCAATTCTATATTGACCATAGTTATAAATAATTTACGGCTTATATCAATATCATCCTAATGTTTTGTGGTAAATTGTTTTTTCGGAAGCAAGGTGAACAGTGTTCAAATCTAAAATGAGACAATTTGTTACTTTAGAAGAAGTGTTGTCCTCACAGTAGCAAACGTTGAAAATGCAAACATGAAACCTATGCGTATCGAACCTGGTTCTTTCCTTTCATTGCATGAGATAGCTTAACCACTGCCACAGACTTCGTTTTATACGCgacaaatataatatatataaccaTATGATTGATTGATCgatactagtatatatacctattaagaaaacaaattgGGGTGGTGTGGCTCTCCTTGTCCCAACAAAACTCCACCCCTGATTGAAGATGATATTGTTTTTACCTCAAATCAAGTAACAGCAGTATTTGTACATGTTCTGACTAAAATTGCTCTTATGCTTTTCAGTTTTCTTCCTTCCAAACAATGATTCTTAATTTCTGTTGGTGGAAATATAATGAATGATCATCTGCAGTTGTTATACTTAGCCATGTTTCCTTTAATTTGAGAGAGAAGGGGTTTCTCTGATATTTACTGTTTTGTGACTTCTGGTTCTTAACACAATGCTAGGTATTCAAGCTGCAGATCTGTCGGAAATGGCATTTGAAGCAATATCTATAAAAGACAATGCATGGTGAGGAATAAACTTCTGATTAAGCTGCAACTCTATTTTGAGTTTATACATATTGTGcattttaacattttaaaatagtttGGATTAAATGAGAATTATTAGAGATGGTCTGATTTTTGTTTATGGCGTTTCAGTCAGAACAAGATTAAAGTTCATGTGCCCCTCACCCCACCAAATAACCCTAAACCCCTCTCCCGTTCACACAACCATTAAGCCTTTATTGTTAGTCAAATACTGACCCACCATTtgatacttttttattttccaattaCAGGCACGACGTTGCAATGTTTATGAACTATAGAGTGCTGTGCACAGGCGAACTTGTAAGATTCTGTTATCTTTTGGGTTGTTAAAATACTGAGTTGTTGTTTTGAATTTCTAATTAATAAAGGAGCAATAGTTCCTTTCATGCCTGCAATGCTTTCCTTATTTTACTTAAAATACCCATCTTTATATGTACTTCTTTTCACACTAAATTTGTAAGTTATTTGATGCCTGAAATTTACTTTTCATTTTAGCGAGACATTCTGTTCCaatatgattttcaatattGTGTAATCTAAATAATTGTATGCTCTTATTTGTGATATTTCcattcattgaatttttttggaaaagtcAGTAGAATTACTCTGCAACCTATACTTGTATACCTGTGAACAGTGTAAGATATCCTGCTGTCTTATGATATGGCTGTTCTGACTTAGAGGATGCTCTTTTGGTATATTATGGACAATCAATTGAAGTTAGTGTAACTTGTGACATATGATTTAAGGAAGTTCGTGTACGCTATCATGGATTCAGTAAGGATGAAGATGAATGGATTAACGTGAAAGATGGGGTGCGGCAAAGATCCATCCCATTGGAAGCTTCGGAGTGTCACAAGGTGCAGGAAGGACATCTTGTACTATGTTTCTTGGTAATGGATTCCAGCCTTTTTTATTGTACTTTTACATAAACATAATGTGTCCGGTGTGCACATGATTGATGCTGTGTTTGTTTACACGTCAAATCTTTTCTGCAAGACATGAACAATTAGAGCAAAATTTCTTGAGTTAGTTTAACACGTTTGAGGAGGATTCGACGCAAAATTTCTTGCAAAATCATGTGACTTGTGTTTGACGTATCAAACtcaaatggattttttttttcttctgcttTTAACTAATCCATAAATTCCCTAACCATTGATACTCTTTTGACCCTTCATTGGTTTCTCTCAGGAAAAATCTGATTATGCCCTTTATTGTGatgcttgtgttttaaaaatcgaGAGGAGGGTACATGATAGCAAAGAGTGTAGCTGCATCTTCACTGTCCGGTTTTACCATGACAAGTCTGAGGTGATATTTGATATCTTTGCTTCATTTTAACAAAATCCATTCCATGTCATGTCATCAACATTCTTGCTATCATCTTTGGTAGCTGTTAGGGATCCTCAGATGTTACCTTTGCCTGATGTATTTTGTTTGTCTTTGGCAGGAAGAAGTTCGTTGGGACGGTATATGCTGTAGGCCAACACAAGAAGAAGCTGAGGCCCCCTTAGAAGCTTTCCTGAACCCCATAGAGACCTTGTGGGGATAGAAAGTTACAAATTTTGATTCGTATCAATGCCGTTTGGATAGATTTGACTTTTAAAGAGTGTTATGAACAAGTGTTaggtttttttataattttaagcaTTAGTCTACAGTAGATCCCTCCATAgagtataatatatatactcGGTAGAGTATAATCTATTTACTCTGACAAGGTGTAATTGGATTATGTATATACACGGCGAAAACCCACTTGTGTATGCTCTAAGGccttatttaactttttttcaccATCGTTGTCCTACTAAACCACTCATTCTCTCATGCtttttaaattagaaaaattgttaaatataaTTTGGAGTATATACTGGGAGATTTGCTGCTTCTTTTTCTTAGCATTGTAGTTAGTAGGTTGCTTGGGATTATCAGCTTGATGTGCGGGGTTCAATTTTATCTTATTTCTTTTTCGATTTGTCTTAGCATTGTTATAGCGATCGATTGAAGTTGGTATATTTCAATGTGGTGAAACTTCATCTATGGTCTTCTAGTCGCTTTTTTTAAGGCCAAAATTGCTTTGTGAAAAGACAACTAAAAATACTGCAAAATGCCAAAATCATGATGCAGGGCGATCAACGTGAGTCTATGGGTTGAAAACAccaaaccaatattttttttaaaaaaaaaatttatgctaaaataaatttcgaatccattttctattatattttgtgGTTCCCAAAATATGTTTTGTCTATTTCtccaaaaatatgttttgtcttttttttttttggtcaaggaCACAACTGTCTTTTAAATTTGATGGtattataatattttgtattttaaagttgttattattgataCAATTAACTTTTGAATTTGACGGTCTATAGTATTttggtaatatttttttactgtaTGTTTTGACAATACTATTATCTATTTAGATTTGTTagtgaaagcaaaaaaattattattttaagtgtaccaattttttttttactattaagGGTACCAATTTAGTCCTctaaaaaaatagaagtattAATTTAGTCCCTAATAGTGAAAGTTTTAATCTCCGCCGGGATcgtaaaaaaaactcttattttGATGCTTTcataaaggaagaaaaaaaaaagtagaaattaGTAATCAACCTATTCAAAATttgctaatttttttattttaaaatgtttttggGGACCAAATTATCCCAAATAAAATTGTTGCAAGAACCTAAATCTCTTCGATGTTTGTATATTTACTGTCGTAAAACCTGTTGTAAAAATTGGACCTAATCACAATATTCAAccatatattaatttaagtaaTTCAACAAATATTATAGATAATAAATCAAAATAGAGTTCATAGGAACTAATCTCTTGTGGGTGTAGTAGTTTGATGTCAACCGCATAGTAAACAACCACAGAATCATAAACCTGCAAAATAGTGAACCATGGAATAATACCCGAGGCGTGCTGATCGTAttgtccttaaggatttatctgcctcataagcgcaaatcccccAGAATTCAACAGGTCCTTCCCGGATATGAATTATTTCCGAAGTGACAGAACTGACAAGAATCAATAGATACCGGTGAGTTACAACTCATTCGTGATATTGTCGTGAATTTTTTCCGCTTGATTTAGGATTTTCCTAAAAGATTATATGCGGTTCATTTAAACTACAAAGTTGAGTATTATGTAGGTGCAAGTTTATAAGGACAATTAGTGGTATAAATTGAGAAAATGTATATCTATGTCACAGCAATAATATAAagatcaaaataaattacacgCTGTGCAAGTTCCAAATCTCAGCTTTAGCTTGAATCGATTTTAGAGGCCAAAATTATAATGGAGCCGGTAAACACGAATCTATGGGTTGGAAACgccaaatcaaaattaattaccAATTTTTTcacttcataatttttttacggtaaaagaaaaaataaacttcATAATTGATCATAAGAAAGTACACTAGTAAAATCCATTTATTTCAATATTGCATAATATAATATAACCATATAGGCACACACCATAATACATACTTataactcaaaaataaaatattatccATATATCCTCAACTGGACATACCCAAGAAGAGGCcacactcaaatttttattcttgtattattatattatattatatatatatatattaagaatttaattgatatgcaccgacggtgtaaaataattttatagtgtcaaccaatatcaatcatgttttccgccacatcaccccacttgaCCCCACTTTTttgacatgacatgacaaaaagatggttatttattggacgatcgtgtaaaactattttacaccgtcactGCATATCATTTAAActcttatattaattaaacactGAAGGGGGAGGATTTCAATACTAGTGGGGACAATTGATTTTAAAAAGCTCGCACGAGGTTGGAATTAGCAAAACAGAACACCGGTAGTACCATATGGTACATATGTGAGCCTAGATGTCAAACTCACGAGTAGACTCTCAAACTCGTACGAGTTTGAGTATCTAGGATGCAAAAACGAATTGAATCGCTCATAGAATCGATTTTTGATAAACTCGATTAGATTCGAATAGACTCGCATAGACTCGTATAAACTCGCGAGTTTTTGGCGAGTTTACGAGTCTATAAATTTTTCTAAagacttttttttacaaaaaatccCCATAAAAAGCccaaaacacaattttaaaaaaaaaaaatatttgataacccgtaacttttttttttcctactatATATACATAATAGTACATTAGTACCCAATGTTTGGAATTAGAAACCATCAAACTAGCTGTCGTCGACGAAGAAGGTGTTTTATCTGGGTAgagtttgatgatgatgataatgatgatagTGATGATTATATTGGTGGTGATGAATTCACCGGAGCTTTTGATGTTTGAAGTCATTATcatatagtatatatttaaTCGGAGCTttgctattttgtttgttttattatggAGCTCTTTTGCTTTGAGTTTTGTGTGTGcgcgcgtgcgtgcgtgcgtgcgtgcgtgcgtgatAAACTCGTACGAGTCTACGAGTCGAGTCTACGAATCGAGTCTGCGAGCGTTTGTGAGTCTGAGTAGACTCTCGAGTCTGACAACCTTGTATGTCACTGTCTGTTACCTTACCTTCAATCTTACAAGGAATAAATTATGCGTATGGAATTTATCAACTCATcatgaaaaacaaaatcatagtAAAATTAAGGTATAGGAGtagttgaaattaaattaaGGTGTTGTACCTCACAATTGCATCTTTGCGtgtgaaaataaaaatcacaaaattaagGTATAGAaggaataaattaaatttaatagaGTCAAATGATATAGATAAATAAAGTGGTTGCAAATGGTTGCAAATGGAAATTTGCAGTAATGACGTTTGGGCCATTGATTAAACATTTGTCTTCACTTCTGTGTCACATGGACAATGGtaggacaattttttttctacccctacatttgAAAGTTTCTCAACGCACCTCAACATTTCTCCCGCACTCTCTAGCgcacctaaaaaaattcggaaaatacgtttCGAACTGTTTtgtagtgtaaaatttacactataaaaaattcgggaaacgttttccgaattttttggggagtgcgggagaaagtgagtgggtgcgttgagaaattttcccTACATTTAACCCTCTACCCTTACAAAATACCCATTATTCCTATTTTAcctattttaatatttaacttttcactatttttttaccGGTCATTTCAACTTTTTTGAAAGACTTTGTCCACCCTCCATTGCAGTTTTTCGGTACCTAAAATCTTTTCAGGTTTTCACAAAATCACCGGAAAATTGTTAACAAGTGTTCCGGTTTGTAAAATATACCGGAGGAACACTTTTACAAAGTTTTTCGGTTTGTacaattttgcagaattttgatTCCGAAACACTTTCTCGGATACATTTGTATTTACCAGAACACTTAACACTTAACATTTGAATTTACGTCGGGTACGAAACAGACGTGGAAAGTGGTTTTCAcccgacgtggaatccccaaTCTGTACTTGTGACACTTAACACTTAAGAAACATAAACTTttccggtttttttttttttaccacaaaTGCAGATCCTCACCCATATATCGATGGTCAAATCACTATGATCTCACCAACTAGTAATTTTTAACATTTGTACAATTTTACATACACCAGTTTTACCCTCGCCAATGTTTTTAGAGTGTGTATTCATATTtacttttagttttattttatattaaaaatataaaacctAACTTCTTTTTACATGATTCATTGTTAACAATGACAAGTCTaccaaatttaaaatatgtataCTTGTACCTGTACAAAAATGCCAAGTCTGCAAAACATTGATTAATCATTGGCATAAAATCAATTTCCACACCAATTGGAAATTGAGGTGTTTATACTTAGTTTTAAATATTCATTCTCCTACTACATACAAATAATAAACACTGTATAGCCATCAAAATTTTCTGTCTCCCAGCCCATCATGCCTCATGACAATGAGTCCAAACGTACGTTAGTACCAAAATATTTGATTGGCATTTGGAGTTTTTCAACCGAAATCCAAATACTTCAGCACCTCGGAGTCTCGGCAGTATCAAGAGACGGTACGTCCATAGCAAATAGAGGCAATGTAGAGGTTTTTCGCCCATTTCTCCTGTAAAACCAAGTATGATCAGACTACAATTAACAGGAAATCAAGCACATAGACAACAAATGCGAGGATATGACCCACCTTAATATGTGTACTAGGAAAAGCAGTAGTCCTTAGTGTTTC from Trifolium pratense cultivar HEN17-A07 linkage group LG5, ARS_RC_1.1, whole genome shotgun sequence encodes:
- the LOC123884406 gene encoding protein SAWADEE HOMEODOMAIN HOMOLOG 1-like, coding for MKDLTSNQSPCSKLSMDEILELERIYNDVGEKSLDHNFCKDIATNFSSSSNSVGKNSLSWEQVQQWFQNKHRESKGQFASSPEGLNLFVDLSEKSSIKGHKSSPKPKGIQAADLSEMAFEAISIKDNAWHDVAMFMNYRVLCTGELEVRVRYHGFSKDEDEWINVKDGVRQRSIPLEASECHKVQEGHLVLCFLEKSDYALYCDACVLKIERRVHDSKECSCIFTVRFYHDKSEEEVRWDGICCRPTQEEAEAPLEAFLNPIETLWG